The following nucleotide sequence is from Triticum dicoccoides isolate Atlit2015 ecotype Zavitan chromosome 7B, WEW_v2.0, whole genome shotgun sequence.
AGCATCAACAATAGCTGCTAGAACAGGAAGGACCCCATGTCGGTGGCGGTGATTACATAGGGAGATTAGATGTATGATGTATGTGTGTGAGTGTGAAGGTGCATTGCAGGGCAACTGCTCCATTGGCAGATGGATGGATGTGGATTACCCCTCCTACGCTGATGTTTAGTCTGTCTGCCAAAGGAGATTTGCCCCGCGATTCACCGTCACTTTTTCGTGCCTCGCTGAGACTATTTTGGtacatcaccaaagtttgaaatagtgAACAATAGCTCTATAGCGTTTTGAGGGCATCACTCTAAATGACATCATGTACAGTTTAGCACATTTTGTGGCTATGTTAAATGGCCCGCTATTTAAAATTTTGGCCCTTACCAAAAACCTACAGTTTTGCGGATTCTGGATGAAATGTCCCTAGACTCAACCGAAGTCAGCTCACTGTTGCTCACCGTGACACAGATCGCACAAGAGGGTTCGCCCTCACCCTCTACAGATTATTTGTGAACATAATTTTCTTCCCTCAGATTGAGGATTCATGTGGTACATTGACAAGATCATCATTTCCCACGATGACCAACTCCTTATAACACCATTTGGTTTCAGTAATTTGCCTTGTTTGCGCTGCACCTTTAAGCTTGGGGATTTCCACGTCCGGCCAACGGGATTTCAGTAATTTGCCTTGTTTGCCTTGTTTGCCTTGTTTGTACTCTTAGTTATATTCAACTGTCGAAGTGATGGAAGTAAACTGAACATTCTCTGCAGATTTATCCAGTTTTGTTGAAGAAACACGTGGTATCGACATTTTGAACCGTGTGCTTAGCAGAATCAGTAGGAGCACATGACTAGAGAGATAGGTTGGCCGAACACAATATATCACATCCATGATTGATTGGCATGGCAACCACTCAACAATTCACTTACGTTCATCGGTTAAAGCAACCAAGCAAAATTACTCCTGAAACTACGCAAAATGTATCGAGTTTCCCAATATGGGAAAGGATGATCTTGCCAATGCGAACCAAAGAATTTGCAGATGAAAGGATGAGAATCATGTCAATGATAATTTTGGTAGCCATGCTTGAACCCTGAGGAAGAGGCAAATTGAAACAAGCTCTGGTCAACAATTCAATATAGTGTATAGTGGTTACGTCAGCAAAGATTGTTGCCAACCCAGCAAATGGAAAATAGCAAACTAATAATTCTTAAAACATAATTTAACTGGAAATTGTAGTTTATACCAAACCCGAAGGCCCGTAAAATTCAGATGAGACAACTAGTTCACTTCAACTAATTTAGAAACCCATTTTGGCTACTGAATGCATATCCACAGCAAAACAGAAGGTCATGAGCAACAGAAGATTGCATAAAAACAAAAAGAGCAAGCATGGTAAGGGAGCCTGTGCTTAAGGGATCAAACAAATTACTGCCAGTTCCGTACTAATATAGATGTGAGGATGTATGCACATAGATTAAGCAGGAAGATATCACATTGAGCTAATACCTGGGATACACACGTGCAGCCAGACTTTGTAATTGGCATGTCTAAGTTCAGAATTTGAAAAGCACAAGCACAACTTAACTTGGCTTTAGGCTTGAACAAAACCTACAAGGATTAACAGAGCACGCTGAACATACACTTACCATAGGAAAGATAAACATAGCATTGCATGGAAGGATACTCCTTGAAGATGTCGTTTATTATCGTGCATCCATCTTTCCTTGACCACACATCACGTGACAGCTTCAAAGTCATTTTTTTAAGTACTGGTGAACACCCAAGCATCAATTTCAAGAAATCAAACTCATGACCCACCCCTTTAAAGCCAGTGATTTCCACTTCTTCAAGATGAGTGAAGGAGACAGTTTGGGATCTCCAGTCAGTGGGCTGACATGGACAATTTGGTAGGCATCCTTCTCTCACCTAAAACCAAAACTAAATGTGAATAACTACACAATGTACATTACTAAGATACGTAATCGGAGCTGAGAATTACCTTTGTTCTCCATAGGACGAGCTTAAGCCTGCGCACAGCTGGATGAATTCGATTCATTCCAAGGAGAAGAAACACAATTGCTCCAAAAATATGCccggctgttttgagatgaagctcCAGAGCGGAGAAGGCAGCAACCATATGCTTCGCTATCTCTTGCGTGAAGCTGATCGCCCCACCGGGGAAATTTGACCGGAACTGAAAAGTAATTGAAGGTTACTTATATAGATAATAATTTTTGGTTACTCCATGGCAGTAAATTGAGAGCAGGAGAGGAGACATACTATGGAGGCATGAATCTGCAGCGAAGCGAGCTGTCCTTGCCTCTCTGATGTCTCCAGCGTCACCTGCTCAAGCTCCCAGAGACCAAAGGTAACAGACCCTGCCCTGTAGCAGCAGTGCCACGAGACCTTCTCCACCATTGGAGCCAAGACGGAGATGGTGACCTCTGTGGCTATCAAGGACATGGACAATTGCTTGAGAGCCGGGGCGACGATGTCGACGCGGTGTGTCAGCCCGCTCTCGCGGTCCACGGCCAGCTCCTGCAGCGACGCCGAGTTGACCCTCAGGTCGCCTTGGTCGAACAAGAAGCCGCCGAGCCGGAGCGCGCGCAGGCGTGGGCAGTGGCGGAGCAGGGCGTCGAGGTGGGCGTGGGCGATGCCGCACGACAGGGACAGTGACTCTAGCGCCGGGAATTCGGCGCCGTCGGGCACgcggaggatgaggaggaagattCGCAGCGCGATGGAGGTGGCGCGGCGCAGGCAGGGCAGGTCGACGACGAGGGAGCCGTCGACCAGATCGGAGGGGAGGTCGAAGACGAGCTCCTCCGGCTCGAGCCGCGCGGCGGCGCGGAGCAGCGAGTTGGCGCGGGCGGTGCCGACGCGGAGCAGCAACTTGCCGCGGGCGGTGTCGGCGCGGCGCTCCTTGGGGACGCGGATCTCGAGGAGCGAGACCGCGGGAGACAGGCGGCCGAGCGCGGCTTCGAGCCTGTGGAGGGCGACCCCGCGGAAGACGATCTCGCGGAGGCGGGCCGCGAGGCCGCGCCAGCGGCGCGAGATTAGCCCCGTGCGCGCGGCGGCGCGGGCGCAGCGGAGGCgggcgaggacgaggaggagcaggTCGTCGGGGAGGGCGCTGATGCGGTCCGCTCCGGCGCGCAGCCGGGCGGAACGCCGGCGAAACTCCATTGACGCCCAGATCTCAGTGGATGGATAGGCGAGgcactttttttttttttgcgactaTATTACTGTaactcttttatttcctttttcttttaaagCTTCGCTACGCCGGGTTTTATTTCATTTAGCGGTAGGTAGGCGAGGCAAACACCTCCTCTCAACGttaattttttgttatttttttttctGCGGCTATTTGTTGTAACTCTTTTCTTTCGATCGCCGAGTTTTCATTCTTCAAATAAATCAATTTAAAGAACGTGAGAGAGAAACGTGATAAATTGACCAATTGAAACTGCCGTGCAGAGGCTTGAAGCCTAAACTTATTTTTCCACCTTAATTTTTCCGGTCATTAGCTTATCATTTAACCAAGTCGCCATCTAATAATATGCATCACATAAAAGGGATGCATGTTTGTTCAACAGATATGCGTCCAAACTAAACCGCACAAAATACCTATTAATATCATCCAAGATTCAATGGTAGATTTCTCATCCTCCCCACTAAATGGCTTATCGAACTACTTCCGTCATCTATGCTTAATCTTCTCGTTCTTCACCAGGAGTTGGTATGCTTCATCATTGATGCATTGATCGACATCCCTCATCTTCCTCTcgtggatcttggccatcttatatatGTCCCTTTAGCCTTTTTTCGTGTCTAAGCGCACGCAGATGTCCTCATACACCTGACCCCTTACTTCACTTACACCTCGTTTTGCgaccttatttgccaccttgtagtTCTCTATATTATCTGCACTCCTATTTAGGTAAAGGCGTCTGaaacaatctttcttcttcttaATATTCTTCTGGACATTATCATTCCATCACGAGGTATCTTTAGCTTCGCTTCTACTTCCCTTGGATACTTCAAACTCCTCTGAGGCCACCTTATGAATGCAATTCGTCATTTTTATCCATATACTGCCTGCAtgacctccttcctcccaagggtcctccttaatgaccctccccTTGAACGCCTGACCTACCTCCCCCTTAAGCTGTCACCACATCGTTTTAGCGATTTTGGCATGCCTATCTTTAGACACGAATTCAAAACCAGAAGTCAGCCACCACAAGCTTATGCTGAGAGACAACACTCTCTCAAAGTATCAACTTACAATCTAGGTGAGTATGTCTGTCTTACCTTcttgagaggatgaaatcaatctggctagagtgttgaccactactaaaagtcactagatgtgattctctctttttaaagagggtgttagctacaatcatggcgTGGGCTAGAGTAGATCTTAAGACATCTCCTCCTTAATTCTTGATGCAGTAGCCAAAGCCCCGTAGACCCATTCAAAACTTGTGTTATATGTACCCACATGGTTATTAAGGTCTCCTTCTATGAAGAGCTTCCCGTCAAAAGGtatactcctaaccatgtcttttaggccttcccagaactccttCTTGGTGTTCTCATTATGGCCTACTTTCAGGGCATTCACGCCGATAACATTGAAAACTAAGTCTCCAACTACTCGACCAGGATAATCAGGTCCCCAcgcctcttgacgtctaccactccatacttgaggttcttgttgatcaagatgcctaattCATTTATGTTTCAATCGTTCCCGTGTACCACAGTTTGAAAccagtatcctccacctccttcgccttctgtcccctCCATATGGTTTCTTGAATGCaaagatatcaacacctctcctcaccgctttATCAACTACCTAAGCGGATCCTCCTAGGctcgcttccttacccttcgcactcgtcgagtcaaatgcaaaGACACCTACTTATTTTCCACTACACCTGGGCGCCGATGTAGCACGTCACCAAGGATGCGAAAACCCGATCCTTACTCACTTGTCATCGTATTCAGATCAATATACCGCGTGCCACCAGGGGTGACAGCCCGGCCCTTGCTCATTTGACAATACACCCTGGTTCCGATATGGCGTGTCGCTGAGAGGGTTAGGAttttcttttgggtttcatctctgtAACGGTGCGTGAGTTTTTACGTAGGCAGAGTTATTTTACGTTTTCGGGTCACCACCACAAATTTTTATTCAACTATGCCTAAGAAAGTAAAGTATATATATATGCTACTTTTCTTAACAAGTTTTGGTAAAGATAACCAATTCCTTTTGTCTAGTAGAACACTGAATCACCACCGATCATTTAACCAAAATTAAGGGTGTGATCAGCGGAGAAGATGATTGCAAAAAACAAAAGGGAAACTAAGGTAAGGAATACTACATAAAAGGAATTCAAAACAGTTGTCACCTACTACACGTTTGCATATCAGTCTCAAGAAATTGAACTCATGTCCCTTTCCTTCATACGACGGGCGATATCGAGCGTACATGCATGTTTGACGTGCCGTCTGAGGGTTATCGATCGACGAAAGCTAGGGTTCTTCGACCGTCGGCGAGGCCGTGTTTCTACGACCGAGGTGCGAGGCGTGCTCGTCGGATCCCTCCTCTCCTCAGCATGGCGGGCGGAGGTCATCCGCCGGCCAAAACCGGCATccaggccggcgccccgggcggcgtaGGCCGCGGTGGTCAGCCGTTGACGGCTGGAGGCGGCCGCGGTGGTGTTGCGGCAACACTGGGcgcgggtcggggacgagctgccacGCCGCTCGGAGTTGGGCGTGCGGTCACGCCTCCGTTACCCAGCCAGGCGGCTCAGGGGGCGATCGGCACCCGACCACCGATGCATGGGGGCTTTCCCAGGCCCGGCGTGGCAGGCCGCGGGGCACCGCCGGCGGGGACCAGACTACCCACATCTGCCGGGGGCCGGGGTGACCTTAGGCCGCCGGCGCCTCTCCCTGTGGCTGTCGCAGGTCGCGGCAACCCGACGGCTAGGCAGCCCACTCCGGCCTTAGGTGGGCAGCATCGTCCCACGGCGGTTCAGACCGGGGCTAGGCCACCACATTTTGTGGCTCGACAGTCGCAAAGTACGATGGCACCAGGCCTGGAGCAGGCACAGTTTCAGGATGCTACGACAACGGGGGGAGACTCGACGACGCCTCGAGGAAAGTGGGGTGATGATGGGCTTAACGCGTACGGAGACGGACAACACCGGGGATCCTCGTCCATAGGTGGTGGGCGGGGATTTGCATGGCAGAGTGATGGCTCCACCGAGAGACCCTTCCTGGGGCCGACGGGAGGCTTCGTCAAAGGGGCATCAGGACCGGCTAACAGAAACCGCGGTGGTTTTCGTGGTAACCGTGGCGGACGGGGTGGCCGAGGTGGTCGCTACCGCCCAAGGCAGCATCCAGTGGTTGTGGATCAGACAGCGGTTGATGAGGGCATTCAGGATACTGCCATGGAGGTGGTTTCGGCTACGGCTGAGGTGGTTGCTACGGACGAGGTAGTGTCGGTGGAGGGCTCCGACAGGGCTGAGCTGGACAGGGTGGCTAAGTATGCTCGCAAGAAAGAAAGAATGCTTTGCTATCGATGTGGAAATAAGGGTCACTTCATTGCTGAGTGTGAGGCGGTCTTATGCGACACGTGTGGTAAGCCAGATCATGACTCAGGGGCCTGTCCGCTTATGAGAGAGCAGCTTCCCAATCTTATGATGTATGGTGTGTTTTGTTCTGAGCTTACTTTCTTTGAGTCTCCGATCGAGAGGGAAGTTACTGATGAGGTGCGCAGTATGACAACTGGGATTGTTAAAGTGACTAAAGGTGAAGTTTCTGACGTCCAGATTGTGCAGCGGCTACGGGAGCTGGCCCCGGGTGACTTCCTATGGGAGCTAGTCAGTCTTGAGCCTAACTCCTTCAGGGTGGAGTTTCCATCGGTGGAGGATTTACAGAGGTTACTGAGGTTTGGGATGTGTAAGGTGCTAGGCACGGAGGGCATTCTGGAGTTTCATGAGTGGATATTGACTGAGCCTCAGGGAAAACCACTAACCCAGGCCTGGTTGCGTTTTTCGGGAGTTCCACACAGACCCATGCAGGATGCCAGGGTGGTGGCTAGTCTGGCTGTTTTGGTTGGAAAGCCAGAACGTGTTGATATGGCTTTCACCAAAGCTCAGGGGGTGGCTCGCATTCTAGTCAGTATTTTGGATATTGAGTTTGTTCCGGATATGGTGAAGTGGGCTTATCGAGGCCAGGTGTATAACATTCAGATTGAGTTCGAGGATGACAGTCTGTTTGCTGAGGCACCGGCTGCCGTTGatgttgatatgcacgagggtgatGATGGCATGGGGCGCAAGGAGCCTGAGATTGCTGATCCTGGTCGACAGAACGACAGACCGGGGCCGGTGGCTAAGACCACCGGAGGGTCGACCGCGCCTACATCTTCTGTGCCGTCGACCACACTGCGATTTGGGTCCTTCGAGCCTACTTCTGCACCTCCGAGATTATGGAGTGATCGGGTGGAGTCTTCTGAGGAGCTTGAGCACTCCTTACCTACTTTGGACTTTGAGGACCTGAGCGTGGAGGGTCGGGGAGTGGAGGGAGGTTCGGAGATAGCGTTCTCGCCTCCCTCAGAGACTCCTGTGACGGCGGAGCTACAGGTGACTACGAGCTTGGTGGGGGGACTAAGGCAGGAGGCCTTGGCTCACCACCCTTCTGTCGCTCAGATCGGGTCTCCTGAGAGGGAGGTGCCCTCTTCGGGGGAGCGACCGGCGGTGGACTCTTCGTCTGAGCGCTCTGGAGTTTGTCCGGGGCAGGTGGCGCAGGCGGCGCTTCCTGTGACGGCATTGGCCGGACCTGAGGGAGGTCGTATG
It contains:
- the LOC119340638 gene encoding uncharacterized protein LOC119340638, with the protein product MEFRRRSARLRAGADRISALPDDLLLLVLARLRCARAAARTGLISRRWRGLAARLREIVFRGVALHRLEAALGRLSPAVSLLEIRVPKERRADTARGKLLLRVGTARANSLLRAAARLEPEELVFDLPSDLVDGSLVVDLPCLRRATSIALRIFLLILRVPDGAEFPALESLSLSCGIAHAHLDALLRHCPRLRALRLGGFLFDQGDLRVNSASLQELAVDRESGLTHRVDIVAPALKQLSMSLIATEVTISVLAPMVEKVSWHCCYRAGSVTFGLWELEQVTLETSERQGQLASLQIHASIFRSNFPGGAISFTQEIAKHMVAAFSALELHLKTAGHIFGAIVFLLLGMNRIHPAVRRLKLVLWRTKVREGCLPNCPCQPTDWRSQTVSFTHLEEVEITGFKGVGHEFDFLKLMLGCSPVLKKMTLKLSRDVWSRKDGCTIINDIFKEYPSMQCYVYLSYGFKHGYQNYH